In Cloacibacillus sp. An23, the following are encoded in one genomic region:
- a CDS encoding ABC transporter ATP-binding protein yields MAVELHLHDIRKTFVKDGVSFNAVERVELDVKGGELVTFLGPSGCGKTTTLRMVAGFETPTSGSILIDGRDVTNVMVNKREIGFVFQNYALFPHMTIGDNVAYGLKMRSESGPDVTRKVAEALDMVGLKGAEKRYPNQLSGGEQQRVALARVLVMRPKVLLMDEPLSNLDAKLRLHMRTEIRRIQKQLDITCLYVTHDQKEALTMADRIMVMNRGRVEQIGTPFDIYTHPRTLFVADFIGQANELPGVLEAVESPERGVMAAGGAKFPVKLFADGGYKTGGKIHLILRPEAVTLASPEEGVLRGTIESAVFSGDRMEYVVALDSGEKISVMENYFPGAARREAGEKTGLRFNSALTIALPD; encoded by the coding sequence ATGGCTGTGGAACTTCATCTTCACGATATAAGGAAAACATTCGTAAAGGACGGCGTGAGCTTCAACGCGGTCGAGCGCGTCGAGCTTGATGTGAAGGGCGGCGAGCTAGTAACGTTCCTCGGGCCCTCCGGCTGCGGCAAGACGACGACGCTGCGCATGGTGGCCGGCTTCGAGACTCCGACGTCGGGCAGCATTTTGATAGACGGTCGTGACGTTACGAACGTCATGGTGAATAAGCGCGAGATAGGCTTCGTCTTCCAGAACTACGCGCTTTTCCCGCACATGACCATTGGGGACAACGTCGCGTACGGCCTGAAGATGCGCTCGGAGAGCGGCCCCGACGTGACGCGCAAAGTCGCCGAGGCTCTCGATATGGTCGGGCTGAAGGGCGCTGAGAAGCGCTACCCGAACCAGCTCTCGGGCGGCGAGCAGCAGCGCGTCGCGCTCGCGCGCGTCCTCGTAATGCGGCCGAAGGTGCTGCTGATGGACGAGCCTTTGTCGAACCTTGACGCGAAGCTGCGTTTGCACATGCGCACGGAGATTCGGCGCATACAGAAGCAGCTCGACATCACATGCCTCTACGTCACGCACGACCAGAAGGAGGCTCTGACGATGGCCGACCGCATCATGGTGATGAACCGCGGGCGCGTCGAGCAGATAGGCACGCCCTTCGACATCTACACGCACCCGCGCACGCTCTTCGTCGCGGACTTCATCGGGCAGGCGAACGAGCTGCCCGGCGTCCTCGAGGCCGTCGAGTCGCCGGAGCGCGGCGTGATGGCGGCGGGCGGCGCGAAGTTCCCCGTCAAGCTCTTCGCCGACGGCGGCTACAAAACGGGCGGGAAGATACACCTCATCCTGCGCCCCGAGGCCGTGACGCTCGCGAGCCCCGAGGAGGGCGTGCTGCGCGGCACCATAGAGAGCGCCGTGTTCAGCGGCGACCGCATGGAATACGTCGTCGCGCTCGACAGCGGCGAAAAAATCTCCGTCATGGAGAATTACTTCCCGGGCGCGGCGCGCCGCGAGGCCGGAGAGAAGACGGGCCTCCGCTTCAACTCCGCGCTCACGATAGCGCTTCCCGACTAA
- a CDS encoding iron ABC transporter permease — protein MASSSMKRDPALVPVVAALWLALGVFIIYPFVRLLAVTFSSEDGGFSFENLAVVFSNSYDRLALVNSIWLAIAVAVMGTALGFCFAFAVVRIKMPAPLRWFISAVTVLPLISPPFTSSIALTLSLGPNGILLNLLGIPDFNIYGFWGTWMSESLTYFPVAFLTISSVLACIDPNFEDAGLSLGGSPFRVFRTVTLPLTMPAVANSILLLFACSLADFATPLVLAGHQFPVLPTQAYLQITGLYDLRGGAALSFALLVPALFVFFVQRWWVGRKSYVTVSGKSGAQTKPKGIGAAAETVILGVCAVVIAFIVFLYALITIGAFTKTWGLDNSFTLDSFAYVFNHGRKAIVDTLIIACVSTPIGGLIAVLVAYITQRKSFPCNALMEIVSLLNFALPGTVVGIAYVIAFNTSPLILTGTMSILVAAYVFRYDSAGIRSVIASLQQIDTSLEEASLSLGASSAATFRNVTLPLVVPALLAGMKYLFIHSMTAISATIFLVSVSWSLLTARILECMTELQFGNACAFSVVLIILVFIFNGLLTLLVRAAGFGYRGQGGN, from the coding sequence ATGGCTTCTTCGTCGATGAAGCGCGACCCTGCGCTCGTGCCGGTGGTCGCCGCGCTGTGGCTCGCGCTCGGCGTCTTTATAATCTATCCTTTCGTCAGGCTGCTCGCCGTGACCTTCAGCTCGGAGGATGGCGGTTTTTCTTTCGAGAACCTGGCTGTGGTTTTCTCCAATTCATACGACCGCCTCGCTTTAGTGAACAGCATCTGGCTCGCGATAGCTGTCGCCGTCATGGGCACGGCGCTCGGATTCTGCTTCGCCTTCGCGGTGGTGCGCATAAAGATGCCGGCGCCTCTGCGCTGGTTCATCTCCGCCGTGACCGTGCTGCCGCTCATCTCTCCGCCCTTCACGAGCAGCATCGCGCTGACTCTTTCGCTCGGGCCGAACGGCATATTGCTCAATCTGCTAGGCATTCCAGATTTCAACATATACGGCTTCTGGGGGACGTGGATGTCCGAGTCGCTGACTTACTTCCCCGTCGCGTTCCTCACGATATCGTCGGTGCTCGCCTGCATCGACCCGAATTTTGAGGACGCCGGGCTCTCGCTCGGCGGCTCTCCGTTCCGCGTATTCCGCACCGTGACTCTGCCTCTTACCATGCCTGCCGTCGCTAACTCGATACTTCTGCTCTTCGCATGCTCGCTCGCGGACTTCGCCACGCCTCTGGTGCTCGCGGGACATCAGTTCCCGGTGCTTCCGACGCAGGCGTATCTCCAGATAACAGGGCTTTACGACCTGCGCGGCGGCGCGGCTCTCTCCTTCGCCCTGCTCGTGCCGGCGCTTTTCGTATTCTTCGTGCAGCGCTGGTGGGTCGGGCGCAAGAGCTACGTCACGGTGAGCGGCAAGTCCGGCGCGCAGACCAAGCCGAAGGGCATAGGAGCCGCGGCGGAAACGGTTATCCTCGGCGTCTGCGCCGTCGTGATAGCCTTCATAGTCTTCCTCTACGCGCTCATCACTATAGGCGCTTTCACCAAGACGTGGGGACTCGACAACAGCTTCACGCTGGACAGCTTCGCATACGTCTTCAACCACGGGCGCAAGGCCATCGTCGATACGCTGATAATCGCCTGCGTTTCTACCCCTATCGGCGGGCTTATCGCCGTGCTCGTCGCCTACATCACGCAGCGCAAGTCCTTCCCGTGCAACGCGCTTATGGAAATAGTCTCGCTGCTCAACTTCGCGCTGCCCGGCACGGTCGTCGGCATCGCCTATGTCATAGCATTCAACACGAGCCCGCTTATTCTCACGGGCACGATGTCGATACTCGTCGCGGCCTACGTCTTCCGCTACGACTCGGCGGGGATACGCTCGGTCATAGCCTCGCTGCAGCAGATAGACACGTCGCTTGAAGAGGCGTCGCTGAGCCTCGGCGCTTCGTCCGCCGCGACCTTCCGCAACGTCACTCTGCCGCTCGTCGTCCCCGCGCTGCTCGCGGGCATGAAATATCTTTTCATCCACTCGATGACGGCTATCAGCGCGACGATTTTCCTAGTCTCCGTGAGCTGGTCGCTGCTTACGGCGCGTATACTCGAATGTATGACGGAGCTGCAGTTCGGCAACGCCTGCGCCTTCTCCGTCGTGCTGATCATTCTGGTGTTCATATTCAACGGACTGCTGACGCTCCTCGTGCGGGCCGCGGGCTTCGGCTACAGAGGGCAGGGAGGTAACTGA
- a CDS encoding ABC transporter substrate-binding protein encodes MRRKVFAVVLSLLIASAVGAAAHAATLNAYTVMPEKYATQVFEQFTKDTGIKVNFIRFSSGEALARLNAEKKNPQVDILLGGPADVYTAGCDAGVFAEYAPKEQELTPAEYRDPGNRWTGIGLIPLCFLTNTDFLKKNGMKAPESWQDLLDPAYKNGLQMADARTSGTATERIYTLIAIYGVDGAFDYQKKLHQNIQLYTKSGAGGALPIAQGQAASGVFYLVDALDIQQQGYPVVITYPKEGVTFGIEATGIINGAKNMDEAKAFVDWATSKKLGELFLAKKINYIPVVKGLVIDNPALDMSHVKLLTVGAEHKGDKRKEYVDRWVNEVIR; translated from the coding sequence ATGCGCAGGAAGGTTTTCGCAGTCGTTTTGTCGCTGCTAATCGCTTCGGCTGTCGGCGCGGCGGCGCATGCCGCGACGCTCAACGCCTATACGGTCATGCCTGAGAAGTACGCGACGCAGGTTTTCGAGCAGTTCACGAAGGACACAGGCATCAAGGTCAACTTCATACGCTTCTCGTCGGGCGAGGCGCTCGCGCGTCTCAACGCTGAGAAGAAAAACCCGCAGGTGGACATCCTGCTCGGCGGCCCCGCCGACGTTTACACGGCGGGCTGCGACGCGGGCGTATTCGCCGAATACGCTCCGAAGGAGCAGGAGCTGACGCCCGCGGAGTACAGGGACCCTGGCAACCGCTGGACCGGCATCGGGCTTATCCCGCTCTGTTTTCTCACCAACACGGATTTCCTGAAGAAGAACGGCATGAAGGCCCCTGAGTCGTGGCAGGACCTGCTAGACCCGGCTTATAAGAACGGCCTGCAGATGGCCGACGCGCGCACTTCCGGCACGGCTACGGAGCGCATCTACACGCTCATCGCCATTTACGGAGTGGACGGCGCGTTCGACTATCAGAAGAAGCTGCACCAGAACATACAGCTCTACACGAAGAGCGGCGCGGGCGGCGCTCTGCCGATAGCGCAGGGACAGGCGGCGAGCGGCGTCTTCTATCTTGTGGACGCGCTCGACATTCAGCAGCAGGGCTACCCGGTCGTCATAACGTATCCGAAAGAAGGCGTAACTTTCGGCATCGAGGCGACCGGCATCATCAACGGCGCGAAGAACATGGACGAGGCGAAGGCTTTCGTCGACTGGGCGACGAGCAAAAAGCTCGGCGAACTCTTCCTCGCCAAGAAGATCAACTACATCCCCGTCGTCAAGGGGCTCGTCATCGACAACCCCGCGCTCGACATGTCTCACGTGAAGCTGCTGACGGTCGGAGCGGAGCACAAGGGCGACAAACGCAAGGAATACGTGGACCGCTGGGTCAACGAAGTCATCCGCTAG
- a CDS encoding formate--tetrahydrofolate ligase: MAFLSDIEIAQQAKMEPITEVAKRLDISEDDLELYGKYKAKVSFGLWDKVKDDEDGKLILVTAITPTPAGEGKTTTSVGLAQALAKLGKKVTLALREPSLGPVFGVKGGAAGGGYSQVVPMEDINIHFTGDFHAITSAHNLLAAMLDNSIQQGNPLNIDPRRIVFKRVLDMNDRALRNIVIGLGGKVDGVPRQDGFDITVASEVMAILCLSKNIEDLKERLANIIVAYTYEDKPVTARDLEAQGAMAMLLKDAIKPNMVQTLEHVPAFIHGGPFANIAHGCNSVMATKYGLKLADYFVTEAGFAADLGAEKFFDIKCRLAGLKPNAVVIVATIRALKMHGGVAKEDLGKVNMAALEAGIPNLEKHVENMLSFGLPVVVALNAFPTDTEEELKFIQEKCAKLGVPVVESDIWAKGGEGGIAMAEEVIKACEKPNTFHYLYDEKLTPKEKIETIATKIYGADGVVYTDKAEKDLKKIHDLGKDDLLICMAKTQSSISDDPAKKGRPTGFTLTVREVRLSAGAGFIIPLTGSVMTMPGLPKRPAACNIDVDANGKVSGLF; the protein is encoded by the coding sequence ATGGCTTTTCTGAGCGACATCGAAATAGCGCAGCAGGCGAAGATGGAACCGATAACCGAGGTGGCCAAACGCCTGGACATAAGCGAAGACGACCTTGAGCTCTACGGGAAATACAAGGCGAAGGTATCCTTCGGTCTCTGGGACAAGGTAAAAGACGACGAAGACGGCAAGCTCATCCTCGTCACCGCGATAACGCCGACACCCGCGGGCGAAGGCAAGACGACCACCTCGGTCGGCCTCGCTCAAGCCCTCGCCAAGCTCGGCAAAAAAGTCACCCTTGCGCTGCGCGAGCCATCGCTCGGCCCCGTATTCGGAGTCAAAGGCGGAGCCGCCGGCGGCGGATACAGCCAGGTCGTCCCGATGGAAGACATAAACATACACTTTACTGGAGACTTCCACGCCATCACCTCGGCGCACAACCTCCTCGCCGCGATGCTCGACAACTCCATCCAGCAGGGCAACCCGCTCAACATAGACCCGCGCAGGATAGTCTTCAAGCGCGTCCTCGACATGAACGACCGCGCGCTCCGCAACATAGTTATAGGCCTCGGCGGCAAAGTCGACGGCGTTCCGCGCCAGGACGGATTCGACATCACAGTCGCCTCCGAAGTCATGGCGATACTCTGCCTCTCCAAAAACATAGAAGACCTCAAGGAGCGCCTTGCGAACATCATCGTGGCCTACACCTACGAAGACAAGCCCGTCACCGCGCGCGACCTCGAAGCGCAGGGCGCGATGGCGATGCTCCTCAAGGACGCCATAAAGCCAAACATGGTTCAGACGCTCGAGCACGTCCCGGCCTTCATCCACGGCGGCCCCTTCGCCAACATAGCCCACGGCTGCAACAGCGTAATGGCGACAAAATACGGCCTTAAACTCGCCGACTACTTCGTAACCGAAGCCGGCTTCGCCGCCGACCTCGGAGCCGAGAAATTCTTCGACATCAAATGCCGCCTCGCCGGCCTCAAGCCCAACGCCGTAGTAATCGTCGCCACGATACGCGCGCTCAAGATGCACGGCGGAGTCGCCAAGGAGGACCTCGGCAAAGTAAACATGGCGGCGCTCGAAGCGGGCATCCCGAACCTTGAGAAACACGTCGAGAACATGCTCTCCTTCGGCCTCCCCGTCGTCGTAGCGCTCAACGCCTTCCCGACAGACACCGAAGAAGAACTTAAGTTCATACAGGAAAAGTGCGCGAAACTCGGCGTACCCGTCGTCGAATCCGACATCTGGGCCAAAGGCGGCGAAGGCGGCATAGCGATGGCCGAAGAAGTGATAAAGGCCTGCGAGAAGCCGAACACCTTCCACTACCTCTACGACGAGAAACTCACGCCGAAAGAGAAAATAGAGACCATAGCGACAAAGATATACGGAGCCGACGGAGTAGTCTACACCGACAAAGCCGAAAAAGACCTCAAGAAGATACACGACCTAGGCAAAGACGATCTGCTCATCTGCATGGCGAAGACCCAGTCGTCGATCTCCGACGACCCGGCGAAAAAAGGCCGCCCGACCGGCTTCACCCTCACCGTGCGCGAAGTACGCCTCTCCGCCGGCGCGGGCTTTATAATCCCGCTCACCGGCTCGGTAATGACGATGCCGGGCCTCCCGAAGCGCCCCGCAGCCTGCAACATCGACGTAGACGCGAACGGAAAAGTATCCGGTCTGTTCTAG
- a CDS encoding ribonuclease HI family protein: MTGYFDGASRGNPGEAGAGAWLAGEDGGVVWETAAYLGKKTNNEAEYNAAILLLKAARERGVTKLLVRGDSKLVVSQLSKQWKINLPHLRELAREAWSVAEGMEVTYEWVPRAQNKRADELSNEAIDGAAR; encoded by the coding sequence ATGACGGGATACTTTGACGGGGCCTCGCGCGGCAATCCAGGCGAGGCGGGCGCGGGAGCGTGGCTCGCCGGCGAGGACGGCGGCGTCGTATGGGAGACGGCGGCCTATCTCGGCAAAAAAACGAACAACGAAGCCGAGTACAACGCCGCGATACTTCTGCTCAAAGCAGCGCGCGAACGCGGCGTGACGAAGCTCCTTGTGCGCGGCGACAGCAAGCTCGTCGTGAGCCAGCTCTCGAAACAGTGGAAGATAAACCTGCCCCATCTGCGCGAGCTCGCGCGCGAGGCGTGGAGCGTCGCCGAAGGCATGGAAGTCACCTATGAATGGGTGCCGCGCGCGCAGAACAAACGCGCCGACGAACTTTCGAACGAGGCTATAGACGGCGCGGCGCGCTGA
- the ybaK gene encoding Cys-tRNA(Pro) deacylase → MAAVKKTNAVRQLESKKIPFELLEYDIDEELLSAEDAAAKTGIAEERTFKTLCCRGDKTGVMMVCVPAGRELDFKALAAASGNKSAELVHLKEVQGLTGYVRGGCSPLGTKKKYPVVIDDSAMKFDFITVNAGHRGLLFKLAPADLVKATEAKLAPIMR, encoded by the coding sequence ATGGCCGCTGTAAAAAAGACAAACGCAGTGCGGCAGCTCGAGAGCAAAAAAATCCCGTTCGAGCTGCTTGAGTACGATATAGACGAAGAGCTGCTCTCCGCCGAGGACGCCGCGGCGAAGACCGGCATAGCCGAGGAGCGCACCTTCAAGACGCTCTGCTGCCGCGGAGACAAAACGGGCGTTATGATGGTCTGCGTCCCCGCCGGGCGCGAGCTTGACTTCAAAGCGCTCGCCGCGGCCAGCGGCAACAAGAGCGCGGAGCTCGTGCATCTCAAAGAAGTGCAGGGGCTGACCGGCTACGTGCGCGGAGGCTGTTCGCCGCTCGGCACAAAGAAAAAATATCCGGTCGTCATAGACGACTCGGCGATGAAGTTCGACTTCATCACGGTCAACGCGGGGCACCGCGGCCTGCTCTTCAAGCTCGCGCCCGCCGACCTCGTGAAGGCGACCGAAGCGAAGCTCGCGCCGATAATGAGATGA
- a CDS encoding EamA family transporter, translating to MTLEAGGAAPKRWQLLLAYFLMYVVWGSSYLAIRYSVETIPPLLSGGIRFMTAGLVLLPLRLARTRDFPTARGWRLAFLTSLLPFSVTYGLITTAETVIPSSIAALLLAIEPLWFCLLGWLFFNGRRPAARHCIGIAAGFAGVCILIAGDPNADLSLRTGYTFWMLLVVAASVTWVLGAFFSKNPGIHGDPLTVSGMQMICGGAQMFALQLALAACTGEFPDAGGFSLRSGVALCYLIFFGSLAGYTSFVWLMRCQPANRVATHAFVNPVIAVIMGGLAGGEPIHANVIAAAALVVFSVIVMIWEK from the coding sequence ATGACGCTGGAAGCGGGCGGCGCGGCCCCGAAGAGATGGCAGCTCCTGCTCGCGTACTTTCTCATGTACGTCGTGTGGGGCTCTTCGTATCTCGCGATACGGTATTCCGTCGAGACTATTCCGCCGCTCCTTTCCGGCGGCATAAGGTTCATGACGGCGGGACTCGTGCTTCTGCCGCTGCGCCTCGCCCGCACGCGCGACTTTCCGACCGCGAGGGGCTGGCGGCTCGCCTTCCTCACCTCGCTGCTGCCCTTCTCCGTCACCTATGGGCTAATCACGACCGCCGAGACGGTCATACCGTCGTCGATAGCGGCGCTGCTGCTCGCTATTGAGCCGCTGTGGTTCTGTCTGCTCGGCTGGCTGTTCTTCAACGGCAGAAGGCCGGCCGCGCGCCACTGCATAGGCATAGCGGCGGGCTTCGCCGGCGTGTGCATTCTTATAGCGGGAGACCCGAACGCGGACCTGTCGCTGCGCACCGGCTATACCTTCTGGATGCTGCTCGTCGTCGCGGCGAGCGTGACGTGGGTGCTCGGCGCTTTCTTTTCTAAAAATCCCGGAATCCACGGAGACCCGCTCACCGTATCCGGAATGCAGATGATCTGCGGCGGCGCGCAGATGTTCGCGCTTCAGCTCGCGCTTGCGGCCTGCACCGGCGAGTTCCCGGACGCCGGCGGATTTTCGCTGCGCTCCGGCGTCGCGCTCTGCTACCTGATATTTTTCGGTTCGCTGGCCGGCTACACATCGTTCGTCTGGCTCATGCGCTGCCAGCCGGCGAACCGCGTCGCCACGCACGCCTTCGTCAATCCCGTCATCGCCGTGATAATGGGCGGCCTCGCCGGCGGCGAACCGATACACGCGAACGTGATCGCAGCCGCGGCGCTCGTGGTCTTCTCCGTAATCGTAATGATATGGGAAAAATAA
- a CDS encoding RidA family protein — protein sequence MSREVISTTNAPAAIGPYSQAIKAGGFLFISGQIPLDPATGAVVPGCVGCQAEQSLKNLSAILASQGLTTADVVKTTVFIKDMNDFATVNEVYAKYFAENAPARSCVEVGRLPKDVLVEVEAIAVCK from the coding sequence ATGTCAAGAGAAGTAATAAGCACGACGAACGCACCGGCGGCGATAGGCCCCTATTCACAGGCGATCAAGGCCGGCGGATTCCTTTTCATTTCGGGGCAGATCCCGCTCGATCCCGCGACCGGCGCCGTGGTGCCGGGATGCGTAGGCTGCCAGGCCGAGCAGTCGCTCAAGAACCTCTCCGCGATACTCGCGAGCCAGGGGCTCACGACCGCCGACGTAGTCAAGACGACGGTCTTCATCAAGGATATGAACGACTTCGCGACGGTCAACGAGGTCTACGCGAAATACTTCGCCGAGAACGCCCCCGCGCGCTCCTGCGTCGAGGTTGGCCGTCTTCCGAAGGACGTGCTCGTGGAGGTCGAGGCCATAGCGGTCTGCAAGTAA
- the sdaAA gene encoding L-serine ammonia-lyase, iron-sulfur-dependent, subunit alpha, which translates to MLKAVEKIVALAEEKKISFPEAVIILDSKDSGIEAKEIRARMAERLADMRRSVKEACANEIPCRIEAPMGAKLRARGGGMAGEFIAAASATAMEVASYNAVMGRIVAAPTAGSCGIIPGMIFAWEFFRGGGKDTDELLTGALITAGAVGEVTAFRATLAGADGGCQAECGAAAAMGSAALVYLEGGSPPACAHAAAMTFKSVLGLVCDPVGGLVECPCIKRNGILVANGVLCADMALAGIESAIPLDEVIDSMGQIGRMMAPALRETSQGGLAVTQAAAEIVKRIGETGKLGG; encoded by the coding sequence ATGCTCAAGGCCGTCGAAAAGATAGTCGCGCTCGCAGAGGAGAAGAAAATATCGTTTCCCGAGGCCGTGATAATCCTCGACTCGAAGGATAGCGGCATAGAGGCGAAGGAGATTCGCGCGCGCATGGCTGAGCGTCTCGCGGACATGCGCCGCAGCGTGAAGGAAGCCTGCGCGAACGAGATACCATGCCGCATAGAAGCCCCGATGGGGGCGAAGCTGCGCGCGCGCGGCGGCGGCATGGCGGGCGAGTTCATAGCGGCGGCCTCGGCGACGGCGATGGAGGTAGCCTCGTACAACGCCGTCATGGGCCGCATAGTCGCCGCCCCGACCGCCGGAAGCTGCGGCATAATACCGGGCATGATATTCGCGTGGGAATTTTTCCGCGGCGGCGGCAAGGATACGGACGAGCTGCTGACCGGCGCGCTGATAACTGCCGGCGCCGTAGGCGAGGTGACCGCATTCCGCGCGACGCTCGCTGGAGCCGACGGCGGCTGCCAGGCCGAGTGCGGCGCGGCGGCGGCCATGGGCTCGGCTGCGCTCGTCTATCTCGAAGGCGGCTCTCCGCCGGCCTGCGCGCACGCGGCGGCAATGACCTTCAAGTCCGTCCTCGGCCTCGTATGCGACCCGGTCGGCGGCCTCGTAGAGTGCCCGTGCATAAAGCGCAACGGCATACTCGTCGCGAACGGCGTGCTCTGCGCGGATATGGCGCTCGCCGGCATAGAGTCCGCGATACCGCTCGACGAAGTGATAGACTCGATGGGGCAGATAGGCCGCATGATGGCCCCGGCGCTGCGCGAGACCTCGCAGGGCGGCCTGGCCGTGACGCAGGCCGCGGCGGAGATAGTCAAAAGAATAGGCGAAACGGGCAAACTCGGCGGATAG
- the sdaAB gene encoding L-serine ammonia-lyase, iron-sulfur-dependent subunit beta produces the protein MPVWEIIGPVMVGPSSSHTAGAAHIGRIVRMCWGGEIKKAALYMRGSFASTGAGHGTDKALVAGLMGMRPDDPGIRRAFGLAREAGLEFEFHTEEVAGAHPNSVRVVVTGEGRAMEAVGYSIGGGAVMLHKLDGFQVDISCALPAVIIMNRDVQGVVSAVTSYLSAHGVNIATMKLHRDSRGGLATMVIELDPAGADVDAEVMKNMHPGIVRVIKIEGED, from the coding sequence ATGCCTGTTTGGGAAATCATCGGGCCCGTCATGGTCGGGCCGTCGTCGAGCCACACGGCGGGAGCCGCGCACATCGGGCGCATCGTCCGCATGTGCTGGGGCGGTGAGATAAAAAAGGCCGCGCTCTACATGCGCGGCAGCTTCGCGAGCACGGGCGCGGGCCACGGCACGGACAAGGCGCTCGTCGCCGGGCTCATGGGCATGAGGCCGGACGACCCTGGCATAAGGCGCGCCTTCGGGCTCGCGCGCGAGGCCGGGCTCGAGTTCGAGTTCCACACTGAGGAGGTCGCCGGCGCGCATCCGAATTCCGTGCGCGTCGTCGTAACGGGCGAAGGGCGCGCGATGGAGGCGGTCGGCTACTCGATAGGCGGCGGCGCGGTGATGCTCCACAAGCTCGACGGCTTTCAGGTGGACATCTCGTGCGCGCTGCCGGCCGTGATAATAATGAACAGGGACGTGCAGGGCGTCGTCAGCGCCGTCACGTCGTATCTTTCGGCGCACGGCGTCAACATCGCGACGATGAAGCTGCACCGCGACTCGCGCGGCGGCCTCGCGACGATGGTGATAGAACTCGACCCCGCGGGGGCCGACGTAGACGCCGAGGTCATGAAAAACATGCACCCGGGCATCGTCCGCGTGATAAAGATAGAGGGTGAAGACTGA
- the lysW gene encoding lysine biosynthesis protein LysW: MKAVCCVCEADVTVPEDCCEGELVICPDCGTELEVVSLEPLTLEEAPQVQEDWGE; encoded by the coding sequence ATGAAAGCTGTATGCTGTGTCTGCGAGGCCGACGTCACCGTACCGGAGGATTGCTGCGAAGGCGAGCTCGTCATCTGCCCCGACTGCGGGACCGAGCTCGAGGTCGTTTCGCTCGAACCGCTCACGCTCGAGGAAGCGCCGCAGGTTCAGGAAGACTGGGGAGAATAA
- a CDS encoding RimK family alpha-L-glutamate ligase — protein sequence MATLRILFTRLRTEEKLLKEAAERLGIPCELQLVSDTVFGGEPFCSQEDVVLARCVSHNQNEAVAQMLETQGIRVVNSSRVMGICGNKLTTSCVLEQAGVPQPKFLVAFTQEGALDAVERLGYPAVCKPVSGSWGRLLAKLNDRESAEAIFEHKSMLGAIHNTFYIQEYVDKGSFDVRAFVVDGEPLCAIARTSEHWITNTARGGSASNMPLDDEVSAILRSVHAAIGGEFLAIDLFKRDGQWLVNEVNDGGEFRNSIAPTGKDIPGAVVEAAWNKRR from the coding sequence ATGGCGACGCTGCGCATTCTCTTCACGCGGCTGCGCACCGAAGAGAAGCTGCTTAAAGAGGCGGCGGAGCGCCTCGGCATCCCGTGCGAGCTTCAGCTCGTCTCCGACACCGTCTTCGGCGGAGAGCCGTTCTGTTCGCAGGAGGACGTGGTGCTCGCGAGGTGCGTCTCGCACAACCAGAACGAGGCCGTCGCGCAGATGCTCGAGACGCAGGGAATCCGCGTCGTCAACTCTTCGCGCGTCATGGGTATATGCGGCAACAAGCTGACGACTTCGTGCGTGCTGGAGCAGGCCGGAGTGCCGCAGCCGAAGTTCCTCGTCGCCTTCACGCAGGAGGGCGCGCTCGACGCGGTGGAGCGTCTCGGCTATCCCGCAGTCTGCAAGCCGGTCTCCGGGAGCTGGGGACGGCTGCTCGCGAAGCTCAACGACAGAGAGAGCGCCGAGGCGATATTCGAGCATAAGTCTATGCTCGGAGCCATTCACAACACATTCTACATTCAGGAATACGTCGATAAGGGAAGCTTCGACGTGCGCGCCTTCGTCGTGGACGGAGAGCCGCTCTGCGCGATAGCCCGCACGAGCGAGCACTGGATTACCAACACGGCGCGCGGAGGCTCGGCCTCTAATATGCCGCTCGACGACGAGGTGTCGGCGATTCTGCGCTCGGTACACGCGGCGATAGGCGGCGAGTTCCTCGCGATAGACCTCTTCAAGAGAGACGGCCAGTGGCTCGTCAACGAGGTCAACGACGGCGGCGAGTTCCGCAACTCGATAGCCCCGACCGGGAAGGACATCCCCGGCGCGGTCGTCGAGGCGGCGTGGAACAAGAGAAGATAA